Part of the Paenibacillus sp. FSL R7-0273 genome is shown below.
AATGACGTCCTTTAATAGACACACACATCAACCTCCCATATGGTTAGTCTGACACTGTATAAGGGGCTCCTCAATAGATAACAGGTCAACTAAATATAAATTATGATCATAAATAATAGCTGCCGGTTCAAAAAACGAACCTTTTCCATATGGAAAAGGTTTAAGGCTTTCCTCAAAAGTCATATTATCTTATTTGACGGATAGTGTCAATTAAAGGCAAGTTCCGCTAATGTTCAAAAAAGAGACTGCTCCGCCTGCTTCACAAGCCTCTTTGTGATTTCTCCGCCTACAGATCCATTATCTCTGGAGGTCAAATGACCCAGATATGGAGTCCGTCCAACTCCTCCCGAGCCGCCGAGAGCACCCAGCTCAGAGCCAAATTCAGTGTCTGCCCCGCCGCCATAGGACGCTCCGTACAATCCGAATTCAGCTGCAATTTCATATTGCATTTGTTTCAGCATTGCCCGGCTTTCAGGTACAACTGTGCGATTACTTCGTGCCATGATACATTACCTCCTGGATTGGTTTTAAGATTACAGGAAATATTGTGCGCTCGTATCATAGCTTTAAGTCTGATCAATGATTGTCAGGGGAGGGAAAGAGTTCCGGGAGTATGAAATTTGTCTTACCGGGAATCCTTATTATATAGATAAAACCAAAAACATGTTACTTCAAAGTGTATGCTCCGCGTACCATTACAACCAGGCCCAGGGTTTGGCCTGCTTGAACAGAGATGCCCCGTCCATCACGGGGGAAGGATAATAAATGATTGGATGGTGCCGCTGTTCCATTCAGAAGATCAGTACCAGCTGTGAGATCCGCAACACCGTTGCTGTCCTGTGAATAGATAACAGCTTTACCGGCCCGTACAATAAATTCAGCTCCCGCCCCGGCAATCAAGGTCTGCCCTGGCTTAACATCGACAATTTCGACTGCATCTCCGCTCTGAACGGGTGCCGTTGTCGCAGCCGGTGTAGCTGTTGCTGCAGGTGCCGCAGTTACAGCTGGAGCTTGAGTGGCTATAGGCCCGCCGCCTTGAAGAGCCTTTTGAATCTGCTGATCCACGTAGCTTTTAGTTACAACCGGATCATCTGCTGTACCCGGCTGTGAACCGACACCTGCACCATCAGCAGTCACATTCAGCAAGGACCCTGCCCATAAGCTGCCAGCCAGTACGCCAGTTGCCAAAGTAATTTTCCATACTGTTTTCATTGGAGTCCTCCTCTTGGATATAAAAAAAGAATAGCCTCCGAAGAGGCTATTCTTTGCTTCGGTAATTAGGATTACTTAGCGTTTACTGTTTTGTCATCAACGATAAGGTTTCCTGCAACGTCTTTAATAGTTGCGCCAACGTTAATTTTAACGCTGATGCTGTTGACATTGTTAGCATTCAGGTCAGAGTAACCTGCAAGTCTAACATAGTATTTACCTGCATCGTTACCAACGCCGGCGATGAAGCCTCCGGAGATAGTAGCTGCTGTGGACGAGTTATTCACAATAATTGTGAAGTCACTAGCCTTCAGAGTTGTAACATCAACAGGCTCGGAGAACACCAATTGCAGAAGCGAAGTATCTCCAGTAGAAACAGCTGCAGACTCCAGGGTTGGACGAACGCCATCTTTCAGCACTGGCTTAATATTCTTAGCAACTGTTACATTCCCAGCAGTATCAGCTACACCAAATGCAATGAACTCAACTGGTTCAGTTTTGCTGATTGCAGTTTTTGGAACGCGTACTTCAACTACTGCTTTAGTAGGGGAAGTTGCAGTTCCTTCAGAAGAAATTACCTGAGTGTAAGCACTGCTTGGAAGCGCCTTGCTACCCAGTGTGTAGCTGTTAATGTCACGCAGGGAGGCAATGCTCAAACCTTTGTCATCAGTAGCAGTTACAGTAAATACAATTTCAGTATTCGTGCCTGTAGGCTCAGCATAAGTGATGCTGGTTACATCTGGTCTTTCAGTATCAGTTGTTGTAGCAGCAGTTGCAGTAACAGCAACAGTAGTTGCAGCCAATTTATTCTTAGCAAGTGCTTT
Proteins encoded:
- a CDS encoding alpha/beta-type small acid-soluble spore protein; its protein translation is MARSNRTVVPESRAMLKQMQYEIAAEFGLYGASYGGGADTEFGSELGALGGSGGVGRTPYLGHLTSRDNGSVGGEITKRLVKQAEQSLF